In Aminobacterium sp. MB27-C1, a single genomic region encodes these proteins:
- the gmk gene encoding guanylate kinase — translation MRSTNKKGNLFVISGPSGAGKGTVRKTLFQHMPELVYSISCTTREPRNGEIDGVDYRFLNETTFQGLVKEEKFLEWANVHDHSYGTLKSDVEKELQAGNDVVLEIDVQGALQVKNAFADAVLIFIMPPSTEELERRLRKRGTEEEKTVQLRLHNAIKEMAKAEAYDFVVVNDCVERAALEIKKIILSYKLECCL, via the coding sequence ATGAGGAGTACAAATAAAAAAGGGAACTTATTTGTTATATCGGGACCTAGCGGTGCTGGAAAGGGAACAGTTAGAAAGACACTTTTTCAGCACATGCCTGAATTAGTTTACTCTATCTCTTGTACAACTCGAGAACCTAGAAATGGTGAAATAGATGGGGTTGATTATAGGTTTTTGAATGAGACTACTTTTCAAGGGTTGGTTAAAGAAGAAAAATTTCTCGAATGGGCTAATGTTCATGATCATTCGTATGGGACGTTAAAATCGGATGTAGAGAAAGAGTTGCAGGCTGGGAATGATGTTGTTCTTGAAATAGATGTGCAAGGCGCACTTCAGGTAAAAAACGCTTTTGCTGACGCGGTTCTTATCTTTATAATGCCTCCTTCTACTGAAGAGCTTGAACGGAGACTACGAAAAAGAGGAACGGAAGAAGAGAAGACTGTTCAACTTCGTCTTCACAATGCCATAAAAGAAATGGCAAAGGCAGAAGCTTACGATTTTGTTGTTGTAAATGATTGCGTGGAACGGGCTGCACTTGAAATAAAAAAAATTATTCTCAGTTATAAACTAGAGTGCTGTTTATAG
- a CDS encoding DNA-directed RNA polymerase subunit omega, whose translation MKFYDIDSLEKKTGIDNKYLLTVLVANWSRRISEQKSRMLEEDIEEHLSLAMEDIAKGRVKYRIPSSRAKILFPGDSDANVEK comes from the coding sequence ATGAAGTTTTATGATATTGATAGTTTAGAAAAAAAGACTGGAATAGACAATAAATATTTATTAACAGTTCTTGTCGCTAATTGGAGCCGTCGGATAAGTGAACAAAAGAGTCGCATGCTTGAAGAAGACATAGAAGAGCATCTTTCATTAGCAATGGAGGATATCGCGAAAGGACGAGTCAAATACAGAATCCCTTCTTCACGGGCAAAGATATTGTTCCCTGGAGACTCCGATGCTAACGTGGAAAAATAA
- the coaBC gene encoding bifunctional phosphopantothenoylcysteine decarboxylase/phosphopantothenate--cysteine ligase CoaBC, whose protein sequence is MLTWKNKRRVVFCVTGGIAAYKAPEILRTLQKADCEVEVILTEGAEAFVSPMVLSTLAGRRVWRQQDFLSADRGWEIPHIHLADWAEIVLVAPCTAETLACLAQGHGERLLDATVLATEAPVLLFPAMNEHMLVHPATVKNIERVKELGYVVVEPDTGNLACGYEGRGRLPDATVIMEEVWKSLSPKKDFLNRSILVTAGPTWEFLDPVRFISNPSSGKMGFALARAAWYRGATVKLISGPVSLSDPYGIPCQRVESGMDMYKAVMDEMSSADIIIKAAAVSDYRTASIETEKMKREGKDTLSLDLVQNPDIAAEVGKRKTSKQVLVGFAAESSHLIEHAKGKMERKNLDLIVANDITACDAGFAVDTNRVKVIMKKGDFFELEGSKEEVAWGILNTVAELCHKEAIN, encoded by the coding sequence ATGCTAACGTGGAAAAATAAGCGACGAGTTGTTTTTTGCGTTACTGGCGGAATTGCCGCTTATAAGGCTCCTGAGATTCTTCGTACTCTACAAAAAGCAGACTGTGAAGTCGAAGTTATATTAACAGAGGGAGCAGAAGCTTTTGTAAGTCCAATGGTTCTTTCAACCTTGGCTGGACGTCGTGTATGGAGACAGCAAGATTTTCTTTCAGCAGATCGCGGTTGGGAAATTCCGCATATACATTTGGCAGATTGGGCTGAAATTGTGCTTGTTGCTCCATGTACTGCTGAAACTCTTGCTTGTTTAGCTCAAGGTCATGGAGAACGGTTGCTTGATGCTACTGTTTTAGCTACAGAGGCTCCTGTGTTGCTTTTTCCTGCAATGAATGAGCATATGCTTGTTCATCCTGCTACTGTAAAGAATATCGAAAGAGTGAAAGAGCTGGGATATGTAGTTGTGGAGCCAGATACTGGGAATCTAGCTTGTGGATATGAGGGAAGAGGACGACTACCAGACGCTACCGTAATTATGGAAGAAGTATGGAAAAGTCTCTCTCCTAAGAAAGATTTCTTGAATAGAAGCATACTTGTGACAGCGGGACCTACGTGGGAATTTTTAGATCCCGTTCGTTTTATCAGTAATCCAAGTAGTGGAAAGATGGGTTTTGCTCTTGCTCGTGCAGCTTGGTACAGAGGTGCAACTGTCAAGCTTATTTCGGGACCGGTCTCTCTCTCTGATCCCTATGGCATACCTTGTCAGCGAGTGGAGTCTGGTATGGATATGTATAAAGCAGTTATGGATGAAATGTCCAGTGCTGACATTATCATAAAAGCGGCAGCAGTAAGTGATTATAGAACTGCATCTATTGAAACTGAGAAGATGAAAAGAGAAGGGAAAGATACGCTTTCTCTTGACCTAGTTCAAAATCCGGATATTGCTGCTGAGGTTGGGAAAAGGAAAACTTCTAAACAGGTACTTGTTGGATTTGCTGCAGAAAGTAGTCATCTTATCGAACATGCTAAAGGCAAGATGGAAAGAAAGAACCTTGATCTTATCGTGGCTAACGATATTACGGCTTGTGATGCCGGTTTTGCCGTCGATACGAATCGGGTTAAAGTTATAATGAAAAAGGGCGATTTTTTTGAGCTTGAAGGAAGCAAAGAAGAAGTAGCTTGGGGAATCTTAAATACTGTTGCTGAACTGTGTCACAAGGAAGCGATCAATTGA
- a CDS encoding prephenate dehydrogenase: protein MTLIDVVVPGPWWNSLSYEYEGDVKPGVRVLVPMGPSKRVGFSLGRSSGPSENKEIFRIRSLIRPLDEETLFPNDLWLLSHWIGVNFLCGRGEALRVMSPSQLLKGEATEPIPPSGVEKLNRSFTQNYYYFSEDEQRHKRYVDILRNNQGSAILLFPERALAELFYSLLETQGFEKVLLWPSVGGKKLWEAWNKARIGDVNIIVGGPGAVFAPLCNPELILVDEESSPAYRLQSVPFLQIRSVAVQRARIAKSSLYLCGRLPSSKIFLHKKPEEQLVSPEKRAFFVDTKFAPKPDFPGISSSFPLSESLVRETMKCLGEKRTALWILDRKGYAGEITCEECGGTLVCHSCGVALRAEEEAVNVTCPLCGYKAPFPKKCPKCGGFLLSGKRPGLEIVLKIAQALCGEGYPVVEWHAEKNTSKKRLREINAHFVHGGIVVGSRAALSLCDSMLVGMIGWIDADAEARKVVYRSKFDAYRMVLESFWRGREAAQRRVIIQSRRPGKGWQRGILEGWTSFWYKELKERQEYGFPPFSILAEITPPPNKKEELLDYLVEKNIMAMDPGGKEKTLWIFVERPGKLKKVLEPWFNISKSREGFPLVSLWID, encoded by the coding sequence TTGACGTTGATTGATGTTGTTGTTCCTGGGCCGTGGTGGAATTCTCTATCGTATGAGTATGAAGGGGATGTGAAGCCGGGTGTTCGTGTACTTGTTCCCATGGGGCCTTCAAAACGTGTGGGTTTTTCTCTTGGAAGGTCATCTGGCCCATCGGAAAACAAAGAAATATTCCGTATTCGTTCCCTTATTCGGCCGTTAGATGAAGAAACTCTATTTCCAAATGATCTTTGGCTGTTGAGTCATTGGATAGGCGTTAATTTTCTGTGTGGTCGAGGAGAGGCATTACGGGTGATGTCTCCCTCTCAACTTTTAAAGGGAGAAGCGACAGAGCCTATCCCCCCTTCTGGAGTAGAAAAGCTCAATAGATCCTTTACGCAAAATTACTATTACTTTTCAGAGGATGAACAACGACATAAAAGGTATGTAGATATCTTACGGAATAACCAGGGCTCGGCTATTTTGCTTTTTCCTGAAAGAGCTTTAGCCGAGCTTTTTTATTCTCTTTTAGAGACACAAGGGTTTGAAAAAGTGCTGCTATGGCCTTCTGTTGGTGGCAAAAAGCTATGGGAAGCCTGGAACAAAGCTCGTATCGGAGATGTTAATATCATAGTAGGTGGTCCTGGTGCTGTTTTTGCCCCTCTATGTAACCCGGAGCTTATACTTGTAGATGAAGAAAGTAGCCCTGCATACCGCCTGCAATCTGTTCCCTTTCTGCAGATACGTTCAGTGGCTGTGCAGAGAGCACGTATAGCAAAAAGTTCTTTATATCTTTGTGGTCGATTACCTTCATCGAAAATATTCCTTCATAAAAAACCGGAGGAACAACTCGTTTCTCCGGAGAAAAGAGCCTTTTTTGTCGATACAAAGTTTGCTCCTAAACCTGATTTCCCGGGAATAAGCTCTTCTTTTCCACTAAGTGAGTCTTTGGTACGAGAAACGATGAAATGCTTGGGCGAGAAAAGAACAGCTTTATGGATTCTTGATCGAAAAGGGTATGCCGGAGAAATTACATGTGAGGAGTGCGGTGGCACACTTGTTTGTCATTCATGTGGAGTGGCATTGAGAGCGGAAGAAGAAGCAGTAAATGTCACCTGCCCGCTATGCGGGTACAAGGCTCCTTTCCCTAAAAAATGTCCAAAATGCGGAGGGTTTTTACTTAGTGGCAAGCGTCCTGGACTAGAGATTGTATTGAAAATAGCTCAGGCACTATGTGGAGAGGGCTATCCAGTGGTAGAATGGCATGCGGAAAAAAATACAAGCAAAAAAAGACTGAGAGAAATTAATGCGCATTTTGTTCATGGAGGAATAGTTGTTGGCTCACGAGCAGCTCTTTCACTTTGTGATTCTATGCTTGTTGGCATGATAGGTTGGATTGACGCCGATGCTGAGGCTCGTAAAGTGGTCTATCGGTCAAAATTTGATGCATATCGTATGGTACTTGAATCTTTCTGGCGTGGAAGAGAAGCGGCGCAAAGACGGGTTATCATACAATCTCGAAGGCCAGGAAAGGGTTGGCAGAGAGGAATTCTTGAGGGATGGACGTCCTTTTGGTATAAAGAGCTCAAAGAACGACAAGAATATGGTTTTCCACCCTTTAGTATTTTAGCAGAGATTACTCCGCCTCCTAACAAGAAAGAGGAGTTATTAGACTATCTTGTAGAGAAAAATATAATGGCTATGGATCCGGGGGGTAAGGAGAAAACTTTATGGATTTTTGTTGAGCGCCCCGGGAAGCTAAAGAAAGTTCTTGAGCCGTGGTTTAATATTTCAAAATCGAGAGAGGGCTTTCCGTTGGTCTCTCTTTGGATCGATTAA
- the der gene encoding ribosome biogenesis GTPase Der, producing MPIIAIVGRPNVGKSSLFNRILGRRDAIVDDMPGVTRDRIYGETEWKGRNFYIVDTGGLLVRDEHPLVDGIRKQATLAIEESQVILFVIDGLAGPNWMDEDVAHILRRSGKPVIVVANKLDDGVHEDRVYDAYTLGFEHVIGISALHKRYIDDLLDLAVSLLPEEEEVEIDPEEVRVSIVGRPNVGKSSLVNAFAGNDRVLVSDIPGTTRDATDTIVETKEGKFRFIDTAGLRKKSRIDSDIEYYSFVRTLQAVDRSDVALLVMDANEPATDQDKKMAAQVLEKGKGIILIVNKWDTLQSTDKLGDAMKKKIREEMPFLSHAPLLFVSALTKRGLHKLTETIIQVRDNRRKRIGTNILNRLIRDILAFQALPTSRKGRILKIYYCTQTDAEPPTFVFFVNDPEIVTTSFARHIENKLREIETFDGVPLRLYWRVKS from the coding sequence ATGCCCATAATAGCAATAGTGGGAAGACCCAATGTAGGGAAATCTTCTCTTTTCAATAGAATTTTGGGTCGCCGTGATGCCATTGTAGATGATATGCCCGGTGTAACCCGTGATCGCATTTATGGAGAGACAGAGTGGAAAGGGAGAAACTTTTATATTGTAGATACGGGTGGGCTTCTTGTTCGTGACGAACATCCACTTGTTGATGGGATCAGAAAACAGGCGACGTTAGCCATTGAGGAAAGCCAGGTCATATTGTTTGTTATAGATGGTCTTGCGGGTCCTAATTGGATGGATGAAGACGTTGCACACATTCTTCGACGGTCGGGAAAACCAGTCATTGTTGTTGCCAATAAGCTTGATGATGGAGTGCATGAAGATAGAGTTTATGATGCTTACACCCTCGGTTTTGAACATGTAATAGGCATTAGTGCCCTCCATAAACGATATATTGACGATCTACTTGATTTAGCTGTTTCTCTTTTACCTGAAGAGGAAGAGGTGGAGATTGATCCAGAGGAAGTGCGGGTTTCGATTGTGGGGCGTCCGAATGTCGGAAAATCAAGCCTCGTCAATGCCTTTGCGGGCAACGATAGGGTATTGGTGAGTGATATACCAGGAACTACAAGAGATGCTACAGATACGATAGTAGAAACAAAGGAAGGAAAATTTCGTTTTATAGATACAGCGGGACTTCGGAAAAAGAGCCGCATTGATAGCGATATAGAGTATTACTCCTTTGTACGAACCCTTCAGGCGGTTGATCGGAGCGATGTTGCCCTTCTTGTTATGGATGCTAATGAACCAGCTACTGATCAAGATAAAAAGATGGCAGCGCAGGTTCTTGAAAAGGGAAAGGGCATAATTCTCATTGTTAATAAATGGGACACATTACAATCTACCGATAAGTTGGGGGATGCGATGAAAAAGAAAATAAGGGAAGAGATGCCTTTCCTTTCTCATGCTCCCTTGCTTTTTGTTTCAGCTTTGACAAAAAGAGGTTTACATAAACTTACGGAAACAATTATACAAGTTCGGGATAATCGCCGAAAAAGAATAGGGACAAATATATTGAACCGTCTAATACGCGACATTTTGGCTTTTCAGGCGTTGCCTACAAGTCGTAAGGGTAGAATTTTGAAAATCTACTATTGCACACAGACTGATGCGGAACCGCCAACCTTTGTATTTTTTGTAAACGATCCGGAAATTGTTACAACGTCTTTTGCGAGACATATAGAGAATAAGTTAAGAGAAATAGAAACTTTTGATGGGGTCCCATTACGTTTATATTGGCGAGTTAAGTCATAA
- a CDS encoding HU family DNA-binding protein produces MTKTDLVNAVAKATGLNKREAGAAVGAVLEAIENSLAKGDKVQLVGFGTFEVRERAAREGRNPQDPKKVIKIPAKKVPVFRPGKALKEKVE; encoded by the coding sequence GTGACAAAGACAGATCTTGTTAATGCAGTAGCTAAAGCAACAGGTCTCAACAAGCGTGAAGCAGGTGCTGCCGTAGGTGCAGTGCTTGAGGCCATTGAGAATTCTCTTGCCAAAGGTGACAAAGTTCAGCTTGTTGGTTTCGGCACCTTTGAGGTTCGCGAGAGAGCTGCCAGAGAGGGAAGAAATCCTCAGGATCCTAAAAAAGTAATTAAGATTCCAGCAAAGAAAGTTCCAGTCTTCAGACCGGGTAAAGCACTGAAGGAGAAAGTGGAATAG
- the rsmA gene encoding 16S rRNA (adenine(1518)-N(6)/adenine(1519)-N(6))-dimethyltransferase RsmA has translation MKDQTFKHKSSLGQNFLQDKNILAQIVKWASIEESDVILEVGAGQGVLTQQLALSPCKSVFALEIDKSLHPYLDPLEEQYKPRLTIFWGDAVTFDYEDSLPETPTKVVANIPYNITTPLIWRLLEVFSGRGLQSMLFMVQREAALRLIAPPKTKDRYPLGITLELMGKSKILRKVPPQAFFPQPNVDSAVIKINIDKNFDLAQHGSWRNLLRASFAQRRKTLINSASRNGINKNNLIESFSILNFSPTLRAEDLTGEEWLALWKTLNSL, from the coding sequence ATGAAAGACCAAACGTTTAAACATAAATCAAGTCTAGGACAAAACTTTCTACAAGATAAAAACATCTTGGCTCAGATTGTCAAATGGGCCTCCATTGAAGAATCTGATGTCATTTTGGAAGTAGGAGCCGGACAAGGCGTCCTCACTCAGCAACTCGCTCTTTCTCCATGTAAATCTGTTTTTGCCCTAGAGATAGATAAATCATTACATCCATATCTTGATCCGTTAGAGGAACAATATAAACCTCGTCTTACTATCTTTTGGGGTGACGCCGTAACCTTTGATTATGAAGATTCTTTACCTGAAACTCCTACTAAAGTTGTGGCAAATATACCCTACAATATAACTACTCCCTTGATTTGGCGCCTCCTAGAGGTGTTTTCAGGTAGGGGATTACAATCTATGCTCTTTATGGTTCAGCGAGAAGCTGCCTTGCGCTTAATAGCCCCTCCTAAGACTAAGGACCGCTACCCTCTTGGCATTACTTTAGAACTCATGGGGAAAAGTAAAATATTGCGCAAAGTTCCCCCTCAGGCTTTTTTCCCACAGCCTAATGTAGACTCTGCTGTTATAAAGATAAATATTGATAAAAATTTTGATTTAGCCCAACATGGAAGTTGGAGAAATCTTCTTCGCGCTTCTTTTGCTCAGAGAAGAAAAACATTAATCAACTCTGCTTCACGCAACGGTATTAATAAAAACAACCTTATTGAAAGTTTCTCGATCCTTAATTTTTCTCCAACATTGAGAGCCGAAGATTTAACTGGAGAGGAATGGCTCGCTCTCTGGAAAACGTTGAATTCCCTTTAA
- the catB gene encoding type B chloramphenicol O-acetyltransferase, with protein sequence MKNYFESPFRGKPIAEQITNPNITVGRYSYYSGYYHEHSFEECVRYLSPDRNDVDKLIIGSFCSIGSGASFIMAGNQGHRYDWITTFPFFYTQDEYTHNEKFAFSEACDGYAPMGDTVIGSDVWIGSEAMIMPGVKIGHGAVIGSRALVTKDVTPYSIVGGNPARFIRKRFSDEEVTMLLEMTWWEWPLEQIKENMHLLCSKNVRALYNLWHNTKSVDK encoded by the coding sequence ATGAAAAACTATTTTGAAAGCCCCTTCAGGGGAAAACCCATTGCCGAGCAAATAACAAATCCAAATATTACAGTTGGACGATATAGCTACTACTCCGGATACTATCATGAACACTCTTTTGAAGAGTGTGTTCGTTATTTATCGCCAGACCGAAATGATGTCGACAAATTGATTATAGGCAGTTTTTGTTCTATAGGATCAGGGGCTAGTTTTATTATGGCAGGTAACCAGGGTCATCGTTATGACTGGATAACAACTTTCCCCTTTTTCTACACGCAAGATGAATATACACATAATGAAAAGTTTGCTTTCTCTGAAGCATGTGACGGCTACGCCCCTATGGGAGATACTGTTATTGGGAGTGACGTATGGATAGGCTCTGAAGCTATGATCATGCCTGGAGTCAAAATCGGCCATGGTGCTGTCATCGGAAGTCGTGCCCTCGTTACAAAAGATGTGACCCCTTATTCTATTGTCGGAGGAAATCCAGCTCGTTTCATACGAAAAAGATTCTCCGACGAAGAAGTAACTATGCTTTTAGAAATGACGTGGTGGGAGTGGCCACTGGAACAGATAAAAGAGAACATGCATCTTCTTTGTTCTAAGAATGTTCGCGCTCTCTATAATTTATGGCATAATACAAAATCGGTTGATAAATAA
- the nifJ gene encoding pyruvate:ferredoxin (flavodoxin) oxidoreductase: MAKQWKTMDGNTAAAHVSYAFTEVAAIYPITPSSPMAEVIDEWAAHGLKNIFGRTVDVVELQSEAGASGAVHGSLSAGSLTTTFTASQGLLLMLPNMYKIAGELLPGVFDVSARAVAGHALSIFGDHSDVTACRATGFGFLASGSVQEVMDLTGVAHLASIKSSIPFVNFFDGFRTSHEIQKIELMDYDDLAKLVDWDAVKRFKDRGLNPEHPYQKGTAQNPDIYFQAKEAANRFYTDLPDIVEEYMNEITKVTGREYHPFNYYGAPDAERVVILMGSACQAAEEAVDYLNAKGEKVGIIEVHLYRPFSAKYFFNVLPTTAKKIAVLDRTKEQGALGEPLYEDVRTLFYDKDEKPVIVGGRYGLGSKDTTPSQIKAVFDNLKAAEPKNHFTVGIVDDVTHASLEISENINAAPEGTIRCKFWGLGSDGTVGANKNSIKIIGDNTDMYAQGYFAYDSKKSGGVTISHLRFGKKPIRSTYLIEAADFIACHKQEYVHLYDVLAGLKKGGKFLLNTQWTTVEDLEKHLPASMKRYLAENEIEFYVLNGVDLGIEIGLGNRINMIMQSAFFKLANVIPIEDAVKYMKEAIKKTYGRKGEKIVEMNYKAVDAGVGALVKIDIPASWKEAKDECCCENNDADRPDFIKNVCDVINRQEGDKLPVSAFVGREDGSFPSGTSAYEKRGVAVNVPEWLKDKCIQCNQCAMVCPHAAIRPVLLNEEDKKNAPETFATVDAKGKEFAGLAFRMQVDTLDCLGCGNCADICPVSALEMKPLTSQTDAEVPNWDFAVTVSDKSDLTNKNTVKGSQFAQPLFEFSGACAGCGETPYAKLVTQLYGDRMIIANATGCSSIWGGSAPSMPYTTNAKGQGPAWANSLFEDNAEYGYGMYLSVKNSVKGLIEAVRKLLDLDICADVKAVFEEWLENKDDGDKSKVAAEKIYAILGKDLGNEDANKLLAEIADKKDYLVKKSVWIFGGDGWAYDIGFGGLDHVLASGEDVNVFVFDTEVYSNTGGQSSKSTPTAAVAKFAASGKRVKKKDLGRIAMTYGYVYVAQVAMGADKNQLMKAVTEAEAYKGPSLIIAYAPCINHGIKVGMGKSQAQEKKAVEAGYWHLYRYNPLLKDEGKNPFVLDSKEPKADFQEFLMSEVRYSSLMKSFPEIADQLFEKAAADAKERYETYKQLAEMGKEAVKTEA; the protein is encoded by the coding sequence ATGGCTAAGCAATGGAAAACGATGGATGGAAACACCGCAGCGGCGCATGTTTCCTACGCGTTCACAGAGGTTGCTGCTATCTATCCCATCACACCTTCGTCTCCAATGGCAGAGGTAATTGATGAGTGGGCAGCCCATGGACTGAAAAATATTTTTGGCAGAACTGTTGATGTAGTTGAACTTCAATCAGAGGCAGGTGCTTCTGGAGCCGTACACGGTTCTCTTTCTGCAGGTTCCCTGACAACAACTTTCACAGCATCCCAGGGACTCTTACTCATGCTTCCCAACATGTATAAAATTGCTGGAGAACTTCTTCCAGGAGTTTTTGATGTTTCTGCTCGTGCAGTAGCCGGTCACGCTCTCTCCATTTTTGGAGACCACAGCGACGTAACAGCATGCAGAGCTACCGGTTTTGGCTTCCTCGCTTCTGGAAGCGTACAGGAAGTTATGGATCTTACAGGTGTAGCACACCTTGCGTCTATCAAATCAAGTATTCCTTTCGTCAACTTCTTCGATGGTTTCAGAACTTCTCACGAAATTCAGAAAATCGAGTTGATGGATTATGATGATTTGGCAAAACTTGTTGATTGGGATGCAGTAAAACGATTTAAAGATCGTGGACTGAATCCTGAGCACCCCTACCAGAAAGGTACTGCTCAGAACCCTGATATATACTTCCAGGCAAAAGAAGCAGCAAACCGTTTCTACACAGATCTTCCTGATATCGTCGAAGAATATATGAATGAGATCACCAAAGTTACAGGAAGAGAGTATCATCCTTTCAACTATTATGGTGCTCCTGATGCCGAGCGTGTTGTAATTCTTATGGGGTCTGCCTGCCAGGCCGCAGAAGAAGCTGTTGACTATCTCAACGCTAAAGGCGAAAAAGTCGGAATCATTGAAGTTCACCTTTATCGCCCATTCTCTGCAAAATATTTCTTTAACGTTCTTCCGACAACAGCAAAGAAAATTGCTGTTCTTGATAGAACTAAAGAGCAGGGCGCACTTGGCGAGCCTCTTTATGAAGATGTTCGTACATTGTTCTATGATAAAGACGAAAAACCCGTTATCGTTGGTGGCCGCTATGGTCTTGGTTCAAAAGATACAACTCCTTCTCAAATTAAGGCTGTTTTCGACAACCTTAAGGCTGCTGAACCCAAGAACCACTTCACAGTTGGCATCGTCGATGATGTTACACATGCTTCCCTTGAAATCAGCGAGAATATCAACGCTGCTCCTGAAGGAACAATTCGTTGCAAATTCTGGGGTCTTGGCTCTGATGGAACTGTTGGTGCCAATAAGAACTCCATTAAAATCATTGGCGATAATACTGATATGTATGCACAGGGATATTTCGCTTACGACTCTAAAAAATCAGGTGGCGTAACCATTTCTCACCTTCGTTTCGGTAAGAAGCCAATTCGCTCAACATATCTTATTGAGGCAGCTGATTTTATAGCCTGCCACAAACAGGAATATGTCCATTTGTACGATGTTCTTGCAGGGCTTAAAAAAGGCGGAAAGTTCCTTCTTAATACCCAGTGGACAACAGTAGAAGATCTTGAGAAACATCTTCCTGCCAGTATGAAACGCTATCTTGCAGAGAACGAGATTGAGTTCTACGTATTGAATGGTGTCGACCTTGGTATCGAAATCGGACTCGGAAACAGAATCAATATGATCATGCAGTCCGCTTTCTTCAAATTGGCCAATGTCATTCCAATTGAAGACGCCGTGAAGTACATGAAGGAAGCTATTAAGAAGACCTACGGCCGAAAAGGCGAAAAGATCGTCGAAATGAACTATAAAGCTGTAGATGCGGGTGTAGGCGCTCTCGTCAAGATAGACATCCCTGCAAGCTGGAAAGAAGCTAAAGACGAGTGCTGCTGTGAAAATAATGACGCAGATAGACCAGATTTCATTAAGAACGTTTGCGACGTTATCAACCGCCAGGAAGGCGATAAACTTCCCGTGAGCGCTTTTGTTGGCCGCGAAGATGGTAGCTTCCCTTCAGGAACATCCGCATATGAGAAACGCGGTGTAGCTGTAAACGTTCCAGAGTGGCTTAAGGATAAATGTATTCAGTGCAACCAGTGCGCTATGGTCTGCCCTCACGCAGCTATTCGCCCTGTGCTTCTCAATGAAGAAGACAAGAAAAACGCTCCTGAGACCTTTGCTACAGTTGATGCGAAAGGCAAGGAGTTTGCAGGGCTCGCATTCCGTATGCAAGTCGATACACTTGACTGCCTCGGCTGCGGAAACTGTGCTGATATCTGCCCTGTAAGTGCTCTTGAAATGAAACCTCTTACGTCTCAGACAGACGCAGAAGTTCCCAACTGGGATTTTGCTGTTACTGTCTCTGATAAATCTGACCTTACAAATAAAAATACAGTGAAAGGCAGTCAGTTTGCCCAGCCACTGTTCGAGTTCTCTGGCGCTTGTGCAGGATGCGGAGAGACACCATATGCCAAATTAGTTACTCAGCTTTATGGTGATCGCATGATCATCGCTAACGCAACTGGTTGTTCTTCTATTTGGGGTGGATCTGCTCCTAGCATGCCTTATACAACAAATGCCAAGGGCCAGGGTCCTGCATGGGCCAACTCCCTCTTTGAGGACAACGCTGAGTATGGCTACGGCATGTACCTCTCAGTGAAGAATTCCGTGAAGGGACTTATAGAAGCCGTGCGCAAGTTGCTTGATCTCGACATTTGTGCCGACGTCAAGGCTGTCTTTGAAGAGTGGCTTGAAAACAAGGATGATGGTGATAAGTCTAAAGTCGCTGCCGAAAAAATCTACGCTATTCTCGGCAAAGACCTTGGCAACGAAGATGCTAACAAACTTCTTGCTGAGATCGCAGACAAAAAAGACTACCTTGTCAAGAAATCTGTCTGGATATTCGGTGGAGACGGCTGGGCATACGACATCGGTTTCGGCGGACTTGACCATGTTCTTGCTTCTGGTGAAGATGTCAACGTATTTGTATTTGATACAGAAGTTTATTCGAATACTGGTGGTCAGTCTTCAAAATCTACTCCGACAGCAGCTGTTGCTAAGTTCGCTGCTTCCGGAAAGAGAGTTAAGAAAAAGGACCTTGGCCGTATTGCCATGACCTATGGATACGTGTACGTTGCTCAGGTAGCCATGGGCGCTGACAAAAACCAGTTGATGAAGGCTGTAACTGAAGCTGAAGCCTACAAGGGCCCATCTTTGATCATAGCCTACGCTCCTTGTATCAACCATGGTATTAAGGTCGGTATGGGCAAATCTCAAGCTCAGGAAAAGAAAGCTGTTGAAGCAGGTTACTGGCACCTGTACCGTTATAACCCATTGCTCAAAGACGAAGGAAAGAACCCCTTCGTTCTCGATTCCAAGGAGCCAAAGGCTGATTTCCAGGAATTCCTTATGAGCGAAGTACGGTACTCTTCTTTGATGAAATCCTTCCCAGAGATTGCTGATCAGCTCTTTGAGAAAGCAGCTGCTGACGCTAAAGAAAGATACGAAACATATAAGCAGCTTGCCGAGATGGGCAAAGAAGCAGTTAAAACTGAAGCATAA